One window from the genome of Pseudomonas frederiksbergensis encodes:
- a CDS encoding TolC family outer membrane protein, translating to MRSHLLKALPFAVAASFVQAQTLPQAMQQALDVHPEIQAGVNSRLAADYQLKAAKGGYLPRVDLAAGYGREGTDSVTTRSGSNNHWETLNRSESSLRLTQMVFDGFATSSEVGRQQANVSARAYSLLDASERTGLTVAQVYLDVLTRREFVRLAEDNLKSHERIFDQIKLRTSRGVGSGADLDQAEARMAQARNNLITEQTNLADAETNFLSAVGQLPDQLERPADFMALLPANLTEARAQMLENSPVLRSAEADIAAAEQQYEAAKSSFYPRFDAELGRTADNDLDGQNGHNNEWQAMLRMRFNLYAGGSNKADLESKSYLSNQALDIRNNALRQLNEELGLAWNALNNANAQVPIAQQYVDRSANVRSAYQKQFSLGERTLLDLLDSENELFSASRRLAEIKNVQLFTQYRIKATMGQLLKSQGVVAPLASVVQNDVKPKVQLPGMN from the coding sequence ATGCGTTCGCACCTGCTCAAGGCTTTACCTTTCGCCGTCGCCGCCAGTTTCGTACAAGCACAAACCTTGCCGCAGGCCATGCAACAAGCATTGGATGTTCATCCGGAAATCCAGGCCGGCGTGAACAGTCGCCTGGCGGCGGACTATCAGCTCAAGGCGGCCAAGGGTGGCTACCTCCCTAGAGTGGACCTCGCAGCCGGGTACGGCCGCGAAGGTACCGACAGCGTGACCACTCGTTCGGGTAGCAACAATCATTGGGAAACGCTGAACCGCAGTGAGTCGAGCCTGCGTCTGACGCAGATGGTTTTTGACGGTTTTGCGACGTCCAGCGAAGTCGGGCGTCAACAAGCCAACGTCAGTGCCCGTGCCTATTCCTTGCTCGACGCCTCCGAGCGCACCGGGTTGACGGTGGCCCAGGTGTACCTGGACGTACTGACCCGTCGCGAGTTCGTGCGCCTGGCCGAGGACAACCTCAAGAGCCACGAACGCATCTTCGATCAGATCAAGCTGCGCACCTCCCGGGGCGTAGGCAGTGGTGCCGACCTGGACCAGGCCGAAGCGCGCATGGCCCAGGCCCGCAACAACCTGATCACCGAACAGACCAACCTGGCCGATGCCGAGACCAACTTCCTCAGCGCCGTCGGTCAACTGCCTGACCAGTTGGAGCGTCCCGCCGACTTTATGGCGCTGCTGCCGGCCAACCTGACCGAAGCCCGTGCCCAGATGCTGGAAAACAGCCCGGTGTTGCGTTCGGCCGAAGCCGACATCGCCGCTGCCGAGCAACAGTACGAAGCCGCCAAGTCGAGCTTCTACCCACGCTTCGACGCCGAACTGGGTCGCACCGCCGACAATGACCTGGATGGCCAGAACGGCCACAACAACGAATGGCAAGCCATGCTGCGCATGCGCTTCAACCTGTACGCCGGTGGCAGCAACAAGGCCGACCTGGAATCCAAGTCATACCTGTCCAACCAGGCCCTGGACATCCGCAACAACGCGCTGCGCCAGTTGAACGAAGAACTGGGCCTGGCCTGGAATGCCCTGAACAACGCCAACGCCCAGGTGCCGATCGCCCAGCAATACGTCGATCGCAGCGCCAACGTGCGCAGCGCCTACCAGAAGCAGTTCAGCCTCGGCGAGCGCACGCTGCTCGACTTGCTCGACAGTGAAAACGAGCTGTTCAGCGCTTCCCGTCGCCTGGCGGAAATCAAGAACGTACAGCTGTTCACCCAGTACCGGATCAAGGCAACCATGGGCCAACTGTTGAAAAGCCAGGGTGTGGTCGCGCCGTTGGCATCGGTTGTGCAGAACGACGTGAAACCCAAGGTCCAGTTGCCTGGGATGAATTGA
- a CDS encoding type I secretion system permease/ATPase, translating into MESEVSPVELVHDPRTLHDDPLLDGLLALCMLHQKPASAAMLTTGLPLPKQRLSVELLSRAAARAGLQGRVLQRKLEQIPAIAMPALLLLKEGRSAVLLGWADNDQARLLLSESDGGEVTVSRELLADDYSGKVFFAQPQHKFDVNHGTLIPRARSWFRDTLKRSRWLYADAIAASLLINIIAMAAPLFVMNVYDRVVPNQAESTLWVLAVGITGAYVFDLILKMLRSLCLDLAGKKTDLIISATLFERIVGMAMKYRPARVGSFAQNIHEFQSLRDFLASLTLTSLIDLPFTLLIFMVIAILGGHLVWIPVLAFPIALLIGYALQKPLVATMERTMALGAERQSSLIETLAGLDAVKVNNAESERQYQWEQTIGTLSRLELRVKMLSGLAMNITLLIQQLAGVIMIVFGVYQIIAGNLSMGGLIACYMLSGRALSPLASLSGLLTRYQQARVTMTSVDQMMELPQERNFDERPLSRNVLQGAIECRQLNFTYPNQQNAALKNINLVIKPGEKIGIIGRSGSGKSSLAKLLVGLYQPDDGALLVDGVDIRQIDVSELRYNVGYVPQDIQLLAGTLRDNLTSGARYVEDELVLQAAELAGVHEFARLHPQGYELQVGERGQNLSGGQRQNVALARALLLNPPILLLDEPTSAMDNTGEERLKQRLAAVVENKTVLLVTHRASLLSLVDRLLVVDRGQILADGPKAAVMEALKKGQISVA; encoded by the coding sequence GTGGAATCAGAAGTCAGTCCAGTCGAACTAGTTCATGACCCGCGCACGCTGCACGACGACCCGCTGCTGGATGGTTTGCTGGCGCTCTGCATGCTGCATCAGAAGCCTGCCAGCGCGGCGATGCTCACCACCGGCCTGCCGTTGCCCAAGCAACGGCTGAGCGTCGAATTATTGTCGCGCGCGGCGGCCCGTGCCGGTCTGCAAGGCCGGGTGCTGCAGCGCAAGCTCGAGCAAATTCCCGCCATCGCCATGCCGGCGTTGTTGCTGCTCAAAGAAGGTCGCAGCGCCGTGCTGCTGGGCTGGGCCGATAACGACCAGGCGCGGCTGCTGCTCAGCGAAAGCGATGGCGGTGAGGTGACAGTCAGCCGCGAGTTGCTGGCTGACGACTACAGCGGCAAGGTGTTCTTCGCCCAACCGCAGCATAAATTTGACGTTAACCACGGCACGCTCATTCCCCGGGCGCGCTCGTGGTTTCGCGACACCCTCAAGCGCTCCCGTTGGCTGTATGCCGATGCCATTGCCGCCAGCCTGTTGATCAACATCATCGCCATGGCCGCGCCGTTGTTCGTGATGAACGTCTACGACCGCGTGGTGCCGAACCAGGCCGAATCGACCTTGTGGGTACTGGCCGTCGGCATCACCGGCGCCTATGTGTTCGACCTGATCCTGAAGATGCTGCGCAGTTTGTGCCTGGACCTGGCGGGCAAGAAAACCGACCTGATCATTTCGGCGACGCTGTTCGAGCGCATCGTCGGCATGGCCATGAAATACCGCCCGGCGCGGGTCGGCAGCTTTGCCCAGAACATCCATGAATTCCAGAGCCTGCGGGACTTCCTCGCTTCGCTGACCCTCACCAGCCTGATCGACCTGCCGTTCACCCTGCTGATCTTCATGGTCATCGCGATCCTCGGCGGGCACCTGGTGTGGATCCCGGTGTTGGCGTTCCCGATTGCCTTGCTGATCGGCTATGCGTTGCAGAAGCCGTTGGTCGCCACCATGGAGCGGACAATGGCCCTGGGCGCCGAACGCCAGTCCAGCCTGATCGAAACCCTGGCTGGCCTGGACGCGGTGAAGGTCAACAACGCCGAGAGTGAGCGTCAATATCAGTGGGAGCAGACCATCGGCACCCTGAGCCGCCTCGAGCTGCGCGTGAAAATGCTGTCCGGCCTGGCGATGAACATCACGCTGCTGATCCAGCAATTGGCCGGGGTGATCATGATCGTCTTCGGCGTCTACCAGATCATCGCCGGCAACCTGAGCATGGGCGGGCTGATCGCCTGCTACATGCTCAGCGGACGTGCGCTGAGCCCATTGGCCTCGCTGTCGGGCTTGCTGACCCGTTACCAGCAGGCGCGGGTGACCATGACATCGGTCGACCAGATGATGGAGCTGCCCCAGGAGCGCAATTTCGACGAGCGCCCGCTGAGCCGCAACGTTCTGCAGGGCGCTATTGAATGCCGCCAGTTGAATTTCACCTACCCGAACCAGCAGAACGCCGCGCTGAAGAACATCAACCTGGTGATCAAGCCGGGTGAAAAGATCGGCATCATCGGTCGCAGTGGTTCGGGCAAAAGCTCCCTGGCCAAGTTGCTGGTGGGCCTGTATCAGCCGGACGACGGCGCATTATTGGTGGACGGTGTGGATATTCGCCAGATCGACGTCAGTGAGCTGCGCTACAACGTTGGCTACGTGCCCCAGGACATCCAGTTGCTGGCCGGCACCCTGCGGGACAACTTGACCTCCGGCGCCCGTTACGTCGAGGACGAACTGGTGCTCCAGGCCGCCGAGCTGGCGGGCGTGCATGAATTCGCCCGCCTGCATCCGCAGGGCTATGAGCTGCAAGTCGGTGAGCGCGGGCAGAATCTGTCCGGCGGCCAGCGCCAGAACGTCGCCCTGGCTCGCGCGCTGCTCCTCAACCCGCCCATTCTGTTGCTGGACGAACCCACCAGCGCCATGGACAACACCGGTGAAGAGCGCTTGAAACAACGCCTGGCCGCCGTGGTGGAAAACAAGACGGTGCTGTTGGTGACGCACCGGGCATCCTTGCTGTCGCTAGTGGATCGCCTGTTGGTGGTCGACCGTGGGCAGATCCTCGCCGACGGCCCGAAAGCCGCCGTGATGGAAGCGTTGAAGAAGGGGCAGATCAGTGTTGCTTAA
- a CDS encoding HlyD family type I secretion periplasmic adaptor subunit, with amino-acid sequence MLLKSGFRGAVGRYFKGSDSLHGQPLPEVNKALIEDAPRVVRLTIWGIIGFFVFLGLWANFAVVDEVTKGDGKAIPSSKIQKIQNLEGGIVAELFIKEGQIVEAGAPLIRLDDTRFVSNVGETEADRLSMLLRVERLSAEVEDRPLNFPADVLKAVPGQAASEESLYISRRQQLHDEIGGLQEQLIQRQQELREFVSKQAQYRSGLALQRQEINMSEPLVAQGAVSPVEVLRLKRAEVETRGQLDATTLAIPRAESAIKEVQRKIDETRGKFRSEALTQLNEARTDLNKAQATGKALEDRVSRTLVTSPVRGIVNKMLVNTIGGVIQPGSDLVEIVPLDDTLLVEAKIRPQDIAFLHPGQDATVKFTAYDYTIYGGMKAKLEQIGADTITDEDKKTTYYIIKLRTERSHLGTPEKPLLIIPGMVASVDIITGKKTVLSYLLKPIIKARSEALHER; translated from the coding sequence GTGTTGCTTAAATCAGGATTCAGGGGCGCTGTGGGCCGCTATTTCAAGGGCTCCGACTCGCTGCACGGCCAACCACTGCCCGAGGTCAACAAGGCACTGATCGAGGACGCCCCGCGGGTGGTGCGCCTGACGATCTGGGGCATCATTGGTTTCTTCGTCTTCCTGGGACTGTGGGCCAACTTCGCCGTGGTCGATGAAGTGACCAAGGGCGACGGCAAGGCGATCCCCTCGTCGAAGATCCAGAAAATCCAGAACCTGGAAGGCGGTATCGTCGCTGAGCTGTTCATCAAGGAGGGGCAAATCGTCGAAGCCGGGGCGCCGTTGATTCGCCTGGACGATACGCGGTTTGTCTCCAATGTCGGCGAAACCGAGGCGGATCGCCTGTCGATGCTGTTGCGGGTCGAGCGCTTGAGCGCTGAAGTTGAAGATCGACCGCTGAATTTTCCCGCCGATGTGCTCAAGGCCGTACCGGGCCAGGCCGCCAGCGAAGAGTCGCTGTACATCAGCCGCCGCCAGCAACTGCACGATGAAATCGGCGGCTTGCAGGAGCAGTTGATCCAGCGTCAGCAGGAGCTGCGCGAGTTTGTGTCCAAGCAGGCGCAGTACCGCTCCGGCCTGGCGCTGCAACGCCAGGAAATCAACATGTCCGAACCGCTGGTGGCCCAAGGCGCGGTGTCGCCTGTGGAAGTGCTGCGGCTCAAGCGTGCCGAAGTCGAGACCCGTGGGCAACTGGACGCCACGACGCTGGCGATTCCCCGTGCCGAATCGGCGATCAAGGAAGTGCAGCGCAAGATCGACGAGACTCGCGGCAAATTCCGCAGCGAAGCCCTGACCCAGCTCAATGAGGCGCGCACCGACCTGAACAAGGCCCAGGCCACCGGCAAGGCCCTGGAAGACCGCGTGAGCCGTACCTTGGTGACCTCGCCGGTGCGTGGCATTGTCAACAAAATGCTGGTGAACACCATCGGCGGCGTGATCCAGCCGGGGAGTGACCTGGTGGAAATCGTGCCGCTGGACGACACCCTCCTGGTGGAAGCGAAGATCCGTCCCCAGGACATCGCCTTCCTGCACCCCGGCCAGGATGCCACGGTGAAATTCACCGCCTATGACTACACCATCTACGGCGGGATGAAAGCCAAGCTGGAACAGATCGGCGCCGACACGATCACCGATGAAGACAAGAAAACCACTTATTACATCATCAAGTTGCGCACCGAACGCAGCCACCTGGGCACGCCTGAAAAACCCTTGCTGATCATCCCGGGGATGGTGGCATCGGTGGATATCATCACCGGCAAGAAAACCGTCTTGAGCTACCTGCTCAAGCCGATCATCAAGGCCCGGTCCGAGGCGTTGCACGAGCGGTAA
- a CDS encoding TauD/TfdA dioxygenase family protein: MPAVSFSPSSTTADVASQSFEVRPFSDAVGAEIVGLDLSRPINDQDFSRIHRAHLDHHVVVFRDQRISPEQHIAFSRRFGVLQIHVLKQFLLVGHPEILIVSNIIENGQSIGLGDAGKFWHSDLSYKELPSLGSMLHAQELPSEGGDTLFGDMHKALDGLPDALRKAIEGRSAAHSYTARYSETKFEGNWRPTLTPEQLAQVAEVVHPIVRTHPETGRKALFVSEGFTTRIVGLPEDESRAILAELYAHSVRPENIYRHQWQPHDLVFWDNRSLIHLAAGCPSHLRRKLYRTTIQGDAPF; this comes from the coding sequence ATGCCAGCCGTCTCTTTTTCTCCAAGTTCAACGACTGCGGACGTTGCGTCGCAGTCTTTTGAAGTCCGTCCATTCAGCGATGCGGTCGGCGCCGAGATCGTCGGCCTGGACTTGTCCCGGCCCATCAACGACCAGGATTTTTCCCGCATCCACCGTGCCCACCTCGACCATCACGTGGTGGTGTTCCGTGACCAACGTATCAGCCCTGAACAGCACATCGCTTTCAGTCGTCGTTTTGGCGTGCTGCAGATCCATGTGCTCAAGCAGTTCCTGCTGGTCGGGCATCCGGAAATTCTCATCGTGTCCAACATCATCGAAAACGGCCAATCCATCGGCCTCGGCGATGCCGGCAAGTTCTGGCATTCGGACCTTTCCTATAAAGAGCTGCCCAGCCTAGGCTCGATGCTCCACGCCCAAGAGCTGCCGAGCGAAGGCGGCGACACGTTGTTTGGCGACATGCACAAGGCCTTGGACGGCTTGCCCGACGCATTGCGTAAAGCGATCGAAGGCCGTTCGGCGGCGCACTCCTACACGGCGCGCTACAGCGAGACCAAATTCGAAGGCAACTGGCGCCCGACGCTCACACCTGAACAACTGGCCCAGGTCGCTGAGGTCGTGCACCCGATCGTCCGCACGCACCCGGAAACCGGGCGCAAGGCGTTGTTCGTCAGCGAGGGTTTCACCACCCGCATCGTTGGCCTGCCTGAGGACGAGAGCCGCGCCATCCTGGCCGAGCTGTATGCCCACAGCGTGCGGCCCGAGAACATCTACCGCCATCAATGGCAGCCCCACGACCTGGTGTTCTGGGACAACCGCTCGCTGATCCACTTGGCTGCCGGTTGCCCGAGCCATCTGCGCCGCAAGCTGTACCGCACGACCATCCAGGGCGACGCCCCTTTCTGA
- a CDS encoding ABC transporter substrate-binding protein, with protein MSKRIALAPLAAAFGLGFSLLTGSLVAPTSAHAEGEIRIAEQFGIVYLLLNVVRDQQLIEKHGKEEGIDIKVDWTQLSGGAAVNDALLSGSIDIAGAGVGPLLTVWDRTRGKQNVKAVASLGNFPYYLLSNNPNVKTIADFTEKDRIAVPAVGVSVQSRFLQYAAAKQWGDKDFNRLDKYTLAVPHPDATAALIAGGTELTGHFSNPPFQDQALQNPNVHVVLNSYDVLGPNSPTVLFATEKFRDENPKTYKAFVEALTEAAEFAQKDKGAAADTYLRVTKARIDRATLLKIIDNPQIEFTVSPKNTYPLAEFLYRVGAIKNKPASWEDYFFQDAKPLQGS; from the coding sequence ATGTCCAAACGCATTGCTCTTGCACCATTGGCCGCCGCCTTCGGCCTTGGGTTCAGTTTGCTGACCGGCAGCCTGGTCGCGCCCACCAGCGCCCACGCCGAGGGCGAGATTCGCATCGCCGAGCAGTTCGGCATCGTTTACCTGTTGTTGAACGTGGTGCGCGACCAGCAACTGATCGAGAAGCACGGCAAGGAGGAGGGCATCGACATCAAGGTCGACTGGACTCAACTGTCCGGCGGTGCGGCAGTCAACGATGCGTTGCTGTCAGGCTCCATCGACATTGCCGGGGCTGGCGTCGGGCCGTTGTTGACGGTCTGGGATCGCACCCGCGGCAAGCAGAACGTCAAGGCCGTGGCCTCGCTGGGCAACTTTCCCTATTACCTGTTGAGCAACAACCCGAACGTCAAGACCATCGCCGATTTTACCGAGAAGGACCGTATCGCGGTACCGGCGGTGGGTGTTTCCGTGCAGTCGCGTTTCCTGCAATACGCCGCCGCCAAGCAGTGGGGCGACAAGGACTTCAATCGCCTCGACAAATACACCCTGGCCGTTCCGCACCCGGACGCCACGGCCGCGTTGATTGCCGGCGGCACCGAGTTGACCGGGCACTTTTCCAACCCGCCGTTCCAGGACCAGGCCCTGCAAAACCCCAACGTCCACGTGGTACTGAACTCCTACGACGTGCTTGGGCCGAACTCACCCACGGTGCTGTTCGCCACCGAGAAATTCCGTGATGAGAACCCGAAGACGTACAAGGCCTTCGTCGAGGCCCTGACCGAAGCGGCCGAATTCGCCCAGAAGGACAAGGGCGCGGCGGCAGATACCTACCTGCGGGTGACCAAGGCCAGGATCGACCGGGCGACCTTGCTGAAAATCATCGACAACCCGCAGATCGAATTCACCGTCAGCCCGAAAAACACTTATCCACTGGCGGAATTCCTCTACCGCGTCGGCGCCATCAAGAACAAACCGGCATCGTGGGAAGACTATTTCTTCCAGGACGCCAAACCATTGCAGGGGAGCTGA
- a CDS encoding ABC transporter ATP-binding protein produces MNALLQGHAASNPTSTGTALLSVDDVSLEYRTPQRVVRATHRVSFEVDPADRFVLLGPSGCGKSTLLKAIGGFITPCEGEIRLQGQTVNAPGPDRIVVFQEFDQLPPWKTVKQNVMFALLASGTLKRREAEERARHYLDKVGLAAFADAYPHTLSGGMKARVAIARALAMQPKILLMDEPFAALDALTRRKMQEELLLLWEEVRFTLLFVTHSIEEALVVGNRILLLSPHPGRVRAQIHSHQYDLHSLGGVGFQHTARRIHSLLFEQGQVPDAGRELGFADIRIAY; encoded by the coding sequence ATGAACGCGCTTCTGCAAGGCCACGCGGCCAGCAACCCTACCTCCACGGGCACGGCATTGTTGTCGGTAGATGACGTCAGCCTGGAGTACCGCACCCCGCAGCGTGTGGTGCGGGCCACCCACCGAGTCAGTTTCGAAGTCGATCCGGCGGATCGTTTTGTGCTGCTCGGCCCTTCCGGCTGCGGCAAGTCCACCTTGCTCAAGGCCATTGGCGGTTTCATCACACCGTGCGAAGGCGAGATTCGCTTGCAAGGCCAAACCGTCAACGCGCCGGGGCCGGACCGGATCGTGGTGTTCCAGGAATTCGACCAACTGCCGCCGTGGAAAACCGTCAAGCAGAACGTGATGTTCGCGCTGCTGGCGTCGGGCACGCTGAAGCGTCGCGAGGCCGAGGAGCGCGCACGGCACTATCTCGACAAGGTCGGCCTGGCGGCGTTTGCCGATGCCTATCCCCACACCTTGTCCGGCGGCATGAAGGCCCGCGTTGCGATTGCCCGGGCGTTGGCGATGCAGCCGAAAATTCTCTTGATGGACGAGCCCTTCGCCGCCCTCGATGCCCTGACCCGACGCAAGATGCAGGAGGAATTGCTGTTGCTCTGGGAGGAGGTGCGTTTCACCTTGTTGTTCGTCACCCACTCCATCGAAGAAGCGCTGGTGGTGGGCAATCGCATCCTGCTGTTGTCGCCACACCCGGGACGGGTCCGGGCGCAAATCCATAGCCATCAATACGATCTGCACAGCCTCGGCGGCGTGGGATTCCAGCACACGGCGCGGCGTATTCATTCGTTGCTGTTCGAACAAGGCCAGGTGCCGGACGCGGGGCGTGAGCTGGGTTTTGCCGATATCCGTATCGCGTATTAA
- a CDS encoding ABC transporter permease, whose amino-acid sequence MSQLSPVREEYEVDLQPLTHVPLERELPVGQRLWQQGWLRKTLILIVLAVLWESVARYQDNDLLLPSFLQTASALYEGMLSGELLGKVWISLVVLLKGYLLGIVLAFGLTTLAVSTQLGRDLLSTLTSMFNPLPAIALLPLALLWFGLGQNSLIFVLVHSVLWALALNMYAGFLGVSETLRMAGRNYGLKGLRFVLFILIPAALPSILAGLKIGWAFAWRTLIAAELVFGATSGKGGLGWYIFQNRNELYTDKVFAGLAVVILIGLLVENLVFDSLERVTVKRWGMQR is encoded by the coding sequence ATGAGCCAGTTATCGCCTGTGCGCGAAGAATACGAAGTCGACCTGCAACCCCTGACTCACGTGCCGCTGGAGCGGGAGTTGCCCGTGGGCCAGCGCCTCTGGCAACAGGGTTGGCTGCGTAAAACTCTGATCCTGATCGTGCTGGCGGTGCTGTGGGAAAGCGTGGCGCGCTACCAGGACAACGACCTGCTGCTGCCGAGCTTTTTGCAGACCGCCAGCGCTTTGTACGAAGGAATGCTCAGTGGCGAGCTGTTGGGCAAGGTGTGGATTTCCCTGGTGGTGCTGCTCAAGGGCTATTTGCTGGGCATCGTCCTGGCGTTTGGCCTGACCACCCTGGCGGTATCGACGCAGTTGGGCCGCGACCTGCTCAGCACCCTGACGTCGATGTTCAACCCGCTGCCGGCCATCGCCCTGTTGCCGTTGGCGCTGCTGTGGTTCGGCCTGGGGCAGAACAGTCTGATTTTCGTGCTGGTGCATTCGGTGCTGTGGGCACTGGCGTTGAACATGTATGCGGGGTTTCTCGGTGTGTCGGAAACGCTGCGCATGGCCGGGCGCAACTACGGGCTCAAGGGCCTGCGCTTTGTGCTGTTCATCCTGATCCCGGCGGCGCTGCCGTCAATCCTTGCAGGGCTGAAGATCGGCTGGGCCTTCGCCTGGCGCACGCTGATTGCCGCCGAACTGGTGTTTGGCGCCACCAGTGGCAAGGGCGGCTTGGGCTGGTACATCTTCCAGAACCGCAACGAGCTTTACACCGACAAGGTCTTTGCCGGGTTGGCGGTGGTGATCCTGATTGGCTTGCTGGTGGAGAACCTGGTGTTCGACAGCCTGGAGCGGGTGACGGTGAAGCGTTGGGGGATGCAGCGTTGA
- a CDS encoding TIGR01777 family oxidoreductase: MADFSLLDWAIALLIAQAILGALDTLYHHELTVALPYRHSARLELSIHALRSCFYGILFLGIAHLSFEGTWAVVIALLFALEICLTLWDFVVEDRSRKLPPIERIMHTVLAVNGGAFFALYGVQLAQWASLPTGLGAIDLGWRGWLLTLFAIGVTASGIRDGLAALRMQRQGTPANPFAGGAYKRVLVTGGTGFIGETLVNQLLDAGHTVSVLARDPLKAAYLFDGRARCLRSLGRLGHDETFDVVINLAGAPVAGPRWSPKRQAQLIASRVDTTEALMTWLKNARHKPALWIQASAVGFYGVRDASESLDESASRGEGFMAELCACWEASARPATELGVRQVVMRLGVVFGPGGALLPLLIPFRLGFGGRMGDGRQIMSWVHRDDVIQVIARAFEDESLSGTYNLVAPETVSQGLFAESVAKVLKRPVWFHIPAAPVRALAGEMAQLFFDGQRVVPNRLVEAGYTFRYPTLDAALRDLA; the protein is encoded by the coding sequence ATGGCTGATTTTTCATTGCTGGACTGGGCCATCGCCCTGCTGATCGCCCAGGCAATCCTCGGTGCGCTGGACACTCTGTATCACCACGAACTCACCGTCGCCTTGCCCTATCGCCACAGTGCGCGGCTGGAGCTATCGATCCACGCCTTGCGCTCATGCTTCTACGGGATCCTGTTCCTGGGCATTGCGCATCTATCCTTCGAGGGGACATGGGCGGTTGTCATCGCGCTGCTGTTCGCCCTGGAGATCTGCCTGACGCTCTGGGACTTCGTGGTCGAGGACCGCAGCCGCAAACTGCCGCCCATCGAGCGGATCATGCACACGGTGCTGGCGGTCAACGGTGGGGCGTTCTTCGCGTTGTACGGCGTGCAATTGGCGCAGTGGGCGAGTTTGCCAACCGGTCTCGGCGCGATCGACCTCGGTTGGCGTGGCTGGCTGCTGACCTTGTTCGCCATCGGCGTCACGGCCTCGGGGATTCGCGACGGTTTGGCCGCATTGCGCATGCAGCGACAAGGCACGCCCGCCAATCCGTTTGCCGGCGGTGCCTATAAGCGTGTGCTGGTCACCGGCGGCACTGGATTCATCGGCGAAACACTGGTCAATCAACTCCTCGACGCCGGGCACACGGTCAGCGTGCTGGCGCGCGATCCGTTGAAAGCGGCTTATCTGTTCGATGGTCGCGCTCGATGCCTGCGTTCGCTGGGCAGGCTGGGCCATGACGAAACCTTCGATGTGGTAATCAACCTGGCGGGCGCTCCGGTGGCCGGGCCGCGTTGGAGCCCCAAGCGCCAGGCGCAACTCATTGCCAGCCGGGTCGATACCACCGAAGCCTTGATGACCTGGTTGAAGAACGCCCGGCACAAGCCTGCGTTGTGGATACAGGCCTCGGCCGTGGGTTTTTACGGTGTGCGTGACGCCAGCGAAAGCCTCGATGAAAGTGCCAGCCGGGGCGAGGGTTTCATGGCTGAACTCTGTGCGTGTTGGGAGGCCTCCGCGCGGCCCGCCACGGAACTGGGCGTGCGGCAGGTGGTGATGCGCCTGGGCGTGGTGTTCGGCCCGGGCGGTGCGTTGCTGCCGTTGCTGATTCCGTTTCGCCTGGGGTTCGGCGGGCGGATGGGCGATGGTCGGCAAATCATGAGTTGGGTGCACCGCGACGATGTCATCCAAGTGATTGCCAGGGCCTTCGAAGACGAAAGCCTGAGCGGCACCTACAACCTGGTGGCGCCAGAGACGGTCAGCCAGGGACTGTTCGCCGAAAGCGTCGCAAAGGTGCTCAAGCGACCGGTGTGGTTCCACATTCCTGCCGCGCCGGTGCGTGCCCTGGCCGGGGAAATGGCCCAGCTGTTTTTCGACGGCCAGCGCGTGGTGCCCAATCGTCTCGTCGAGGCCGGCTATACGTTCCGTTATCCGACCCTCGACGCTGCACTGCGCGACCTGGCCTGA